One genomic segment of Coffea arabica cultivar ET-39 chromosome 6e, Coffea Arabica ET-39 HiFi, whole genome shotgun sequence includes these proteins:
- the LOC113694515 gene encoding calmodulin-binding protein 25 codes for MASSDNLVAMEPWAFRPTFADSWLNDAFARDTETLTRALQKSLSSHSDNVSSEMMNPFYQSETTPVHTPTVSGGSENETTVSKRRSAGNGVGGVNGGKITKRKSRASKRSTTTFITADPANFRQMVQQVTGVRFGGNCQLPVNPVLKPEPQRPPVNRLQAGCLPTLDTSAFLLDPPNNQQQQQQVGPASALVVQPQVAVSIAQPSPLAVVADGGSSGFDFESFCSFPTLESWN; via the coding sequence ATGGCTTCTTCAGACAATTTGGTGGCAATGGAGCCGTGGGCTTTTCGGCCGACATTTGCGGACTCGTGGCTTAACGATGCTTTTGCGAGAGACACCGAAACCTTGACAAGAGCGCTGCAAAAATCACTCTCTAGCCATTCCGATAATGTTTCCAGCGAGATGATGAATCCTTTTTACCAATCAGAAACGACGCCGGTCCACACGCCCACCGTTTCCGGCGGTTCTGAGAACGAAACTACCGTTTCCAAGAGGCGGAGCGCTGGAAACGGGGTGGGAGGAGTCAATGGTGGGAAGATTACGAAGAGGAAGTCGCGGGCGTCGAAACGTAGTACGACGACGTTTATCACCGCGGATCCAGCGAATTTCCGCCAGATGGTTCAGCAGGTGACCGGTGTGAGGTTTGGAGGGAACTGCCAGCTGCCGGTCAACCCTGTGCTTAAACCGGAGCCACAGCGTCCTCCGGTTAACCGGCTTCAGGCGGGTTGCTTGCCAACTCTCGACACTTCAGCCTTTTTACTGGACCCTCCTAATAACCAGCAGCAGCAACAGCAAGTGGGTCCGGCTTCGGCTTTGGTGGTTCAGCCGCAAGTGGCGGTTAGTATTGCTCAGCCGTCTCCTCTGGCGGTGGTGGCCGACGGTGGCTCATCTGGGTTTGATTTTGaatctttttgttccttcccaACGCTCGAGTCCTGGAACTAA